A window of Akkermansiaceae bacterium genomic DNA:
TTCATCCCAAAGCGCCCGACTGCTGGCCGTACGCCGGCATCATGGGAAGCGTCGCGCTGATCGATGAGCCCGCCGTCTCCATCCGGAAATGCCTGGTCAGTCCGAAACATGGGCAGATCAGGCAGGCCGTGGTCATTTCCAACCATGGCAAAACCCCCTTCCAGATCAGGGTGTCCACCCAGTATTCATTCAACTCCGAGCCTCCTAACAAAGGCAATCTCTTTGTCATTGAACCGGGTCAGACCCGCGTTGCAAAATTCACCGGCACCATCATTGGTAAAATAACCGAGTGGTCACCCCAGTCGCCCACGACCTATGAAGCCCTGACCATGCTCTACGACACGCATGACACCCCCATCGACCAGCTCTGCACCCGCTTCGGCTTCCGCAGCTTTGAGACAGATGGCCCGACTTTCAAACTCAACGGCAAGTCCTGTTTCCTGAAAGGCTCATCCATCTACAGTGAGCATTTCACCCGAGGCGGCGCCATCACGAATGACGACCATCTGGAGCTGTTCAAGTTGGCCCGGGACTGTCGCTCTAACTTTATCCGCGCCCACGTCGTCCAGCGCGATCCGTATTTCTATCAGTTAGCCGATCAACAAGGGTTTTTAGTCTGTGGCGAATGGGGTGGGTTCTGGTATCGGGAAAAAGCCATGGCGGCCCAGACCAAAGACCCGTATTCCATCTATCAGACCATGGCTCGCTGCGCAGTCTGGGACCTCATGAACCATCCCTCGGTGGTGATGTGGGGATTGCACAACGAATGCCACCAGTTCTGCCCGGAATACGAACCCTTTCTCAAAATGGGCCGTGATCTGGTCCATGAAATCGATTGCTTTGAAAAACTCCCCATCACCTGGGCCGCCTGGCATCCACACCTGGGCAAGCCGCATTTCGAACACGCCGATGCCGTCGGCTTCAACGAATACCGGGGTGCCATGGACCCCTTTGAAAAACTCGATCCGGATTTGAAAAAAGTCACCCGGCAAAACCCGGGCAAACCCATCATCATCCTGGAAAACGGTGCGTGGTCGAAACGGGGGAAACGTGGCTCCGTAACCCAAAAAGGCACGGAGGACTGGCAGGCCGACTTGTTGAAAAGACAATGGCAGGTCCTCTCAAAACACAGCCCGCCGTTCGCCGGCTACACCTATTGGCTGCTGACAGATTACCGGTCGCGCAAGCAATACACCGGCAATCGATCTTCCAATGGCTACTCCCGCATGGGAATTTATGACGAGTCCGGCAAGGCCAAGGTCCCCGTCAGGGATGCCTTCAGGGATCTGAAAAACCCACTGGAAAAATAACCCGCTTCTTTTGTCAGCCTCCCCTTCCCCGGTAATCCGAACCATTCACATCATGACCTTCAGACGAATAACCACATCACTTTTGTTTTTTTCCATCGCTTCTCCCTTTGCCCACACCACGCAAGTTGATGGTGCGGAAAAAACGGACAGCCCGGTAAGCGAGTCAAAACAACAACTGCTTCTGCAACTTGGGAAAAACAACCATCGCTTTACTCCTGAAGCCAGGCTGGCTTACCTCAATTACCGCAAGGCGGATGCCATCAAGGCGCTTCAGCAACATGCGATCTCCTTGCCCGATCCGCTGTTTGACTGGGTTGACCAGTCCCCCGTCATCGCATCCGCCATCTACGGCATGGAACACGGAACCCCTGCCCAGGCACTGGTGCTGTTGCATTCGCTCACACTGGATTTGGGTGACGCCAACGTCCGTAAGTACCCGCAGCTTGTGCTCGCAGCCGTTATGCTCCATGCCCGTCAGGTCGATCTGAAAAACCCGGAAGCCCTGCCGTGGATCAGCCTGAAAAAACGCCCGCCGATCAAGGTGGTCATCCCCGGGAACCCGCTGGTCAGGGTGGACACACACCCCAAGGACCGCCCCTACGACATCCATGATCACGTCATCAACTTCATGTATGAAACGGAAACGCTCAACCAGGCGGGGGAAATCACCAAGGTGGAGCCACGACCAAAACCAATCAGGGCCTGCGACATCGTAGCAAGCAAACCACTCCAGGCTGAATTCAACACCTACATGCAGCGTAAGGTGAAGGATTTCCAGCCCCTCCATTGTGGCGAGAGCCTGAACTGGAAATACAAGGGGGTGTCGTGGCGCCTGCCCGAGCGCAAGGCTCTGGGCCGGGCATGGCAGCTGTTTTCCGAGGCCTATATGACCAAGGGCCTCCTGCCAAGAAACCGGGACCCGCTGCCGTCGCCTGCCGAATGGCTGGCCTACCAAATCAGCAATGCCAATGATCCGTCACGCAAGGTTGAGCTGCCCGACGCCTGGCCGTTTGCCATCTATCTGGTCAACTCTCCCCAACCACTACGCGAGGCGGAATATGCCTGGCTGGAAATGGCCCGGGGGATACGCCCGATGCGTTATGTCGAATATGTCGGCAAAGTGGCGCAGGACGCCACCATGCTCCGACTGCGCCGACTGACCCCCTTCGATTACGCCTACGGCAGTCTGGCCATGATGCGCAAGGACGGTGGCGTCTGCGGCACCCACACCAGCACCAACATGCAAGCAGGTGCCGCCCTTGGCATGAGCATGATGAACTGTGCCTCACCGGGTCACTCATTTCCCGGCTCCCTGAAAAAAGCAAATGGTATTTACTCAGCCACCGTGGCCAGGACGGGCATCAAATGGTACTTCGATCATCAAAACCCCACATCCATTGGCAACGACAGCAACAAGCTTGTGGCACTCGCCGCCGCGATGAACTGGGGACTCGACGGCTTTACCGATTCCCTGCTTGGCTGGTCATTATGCCTGGAACTCCAGCCTCACCTGTCCGCCGGTCAGCGGCATTCCCTGCTCAAAAGCTCGTTGATGCTTAACCCGTGCAACATCAGCCTGGCGCGTGCAACCTGTGCCGCCACCACCAGCCCCGGACAAGCTCTCGCACTCTGGCTCGATTTTCAAAAGGCCCTGGAATCCAAAAAGGGCCAACAAGGCTTTCAACACAGCGACAGGATGCTCTCTGAAACCTGGAAAAACATCTGTAAGATATGGGAGCAACAACCTGTCCCCGGAGACAAGCAACTGTGCGCCCAGATCTATGGGGCGCTAGCACAAAACCCGACATCTTCAGAATTACTGACGCGCTATCAACTCCATGTCAAAGGGCTCGATGCCACCCTGGTCAACGTGTCCCGTGAGCTGGATACACACTTCAGCTCACTTTTCCGGACCGATGAGGATGGGCGGAAATTGTTGGACAGACTGAATTCCACACTTGCCTCCATCAAAGACCCGAAACGTCCCGGCCTCAAAGCCGATTGGCTGGCGGAGCAACACAGCAGGCTCAACAACAGGGGACTCTATGTCACCTACGACCAGCGTGCCCGCAAATACATTGCCAAACAAGATCCATGCGCCCTCTTGCTACACGGTCTGGCAAAAAAACCCGTGGACAACAAAGCATGGGCAACAAGGATGTTGGACCAGGCAAGCATCGAGCTGGAAAAACACCTCAAGTCCAAGCGCACCACCGATATCTGTAAAACCATGGCCGCCAAGCTGCGGGCTGTGGTCGCTCACGCGAAATCACAACAGATCGACCTAAGCCGCTATGCGGCCACCTGGTTTAAAATGATGGACGGCCACCAAGCCTACGCACGTCACGCCTGGTGCCAAAAGGATGCCGCATCCGTCGTCATCGATCAACTGGTCGCGGAGTTCCCCGGCGACCAGAGCGCCGAGGGTCTCGAGAAGGTTCTGGTGACACTCAAAAAGGAACTGGACGCCCTCAACAGCAAAGCCATCACAGCGGAAAGCCAGAAACGCATCAACTCCCTCAATCTTGAAATCGACAAGTTGTCGTCGCGCATCCAGGCCCAACGTCAACAGCCGCAACAAACCAAGCCCGGTGAATGATCCACAAACCGGTTACAGGACGTCACCACCCGCCGGACGCTGGAAAAACAGGTATCCCGTGCGTTAGTAGGCGTTGGTAAACATGCTGTAACGAAACTCATTCGACTTAAGGGACTCCACATGTCCATCGGCAAACAGCACATGCGCCTTGCCATTGTGTCTGAAATCAATCACAGCCTCGCAAGCTTCCGGTGCGATCTCCTCATCCTCCTTGGCCGGGTTATCCGCTTGTGGCCAGGCCGCACGATAGAACCATTGAGAACGGAACGCACCTCCCCAGAGGTTGATGTGTGAGCTTTTGACCACACTCTCCGGATTTTGGGCCGGGGCATCGATGAGCATCGCCGTGGTGGAGGGACGCTTGAGCGCGACAAAGGGGACGCCGGGGTATCCTTTGGCATCCTCGCGCCATGGCATGACCGCCTCGACACAAGCATAGTGCTTGAGTGCGCGTAACCCCCCGCTGCCCAGATCAGACGGAATCCTGACATTGAGCCGCTTCGACATGAACGGCTCGGCGTCTGCGTGGGTGAAGGTATCCGACCCCTCGGAATGCATTCCGGCCGATGCGCGGATATGATCCATCCAGAAGTAGCCGCCCTTGGTGGCCTGCTGGGACAGCGGGTAGCGACCGGTCTCACTGGCATGGGCTGTGATCCCGATACCCGATTGACGAAGCTGCGCGAGGTCCTTGGCACTGCGACCGTTGTTGATGACCCGAAGGGAAACACTGAAAATCAGGGCGGCGAGCACTGCCACAATGGCAATCACCACCAGCAGCTCAATCAGGGTGAAACCCCGGTAGACAACAACACGCCTGGAATCATTCAACTTGAGGATCATGGAATAACCTAGACACACAATCCCAAAATCGCCACATCAATTATTTCACATCAATTATTTCGTGCCGGAAATGCGACGGCACACTACCACCAGAGGATGGCACAAACCAAGACGGCGACACCGTAGGCCAGCCCTCCGAGGGCGGCAAGCTTGTAACGGCCGTCGGTTTTGGTGACCCAGGTGATGGCGTCACGCATCAGAAAGGGCATACCGACCCAGAACAGGCCTTTGAAAATCATCGCATAGGCGAAAACAGGGACCAGCAAGCGGCTCGCGGGCGGCTCCAGGTAGGCGGAGTATAGAAGTGGCGCGGCGGCCATCAGGGCTAACAGGCCGATTGCACGCACCGTGAGGAATTCCTTTACATGCATGATCATA
This region includes:
- a CDS encoding prepilin-type N-terminal cleavage/methylation domain-containing protein gives rise to the protein MILKLNDSRRVVVYRGFTLIELLVVIAIVAVLAALIFSVSLRVINNGRSAKDLAQLRQSGIGITAHASETGRYPLSQQATKGGYFWMDHIRASAGMHSEGSDTFTHADAEPFMSKRLNVRIPSDLGSGGLRALKHYACVEAVMPWREDAKGYPGVPFVALKRPSTTAMLIDAPAQNPESVVKSSHINLWGGAFRSQWFYRAAWPQADNPAKEDEEIAPEACEAVIDFRHNGKAHVLFADGHVESLKSNEFRYSMFTNAY